A DNA window from Mastacembelus armatus chromosome 11, fMasArm1.2, whole genome shotgun sequence contains the following coding sequences:
- the atat1 gene encoding alpha-tubulin N-acetyltransferase 1 isoform X1, whose product MEFSFDINYLFSERVTVLDQTLVPCRKSAGRPDLQAHVAKVIDELGIASAKAQQLTAPVTSASKMQAQRHQLYLLKDCKSNGGSGVVVGFLKVGYKKLFLLDLQGVHIEAEPLSVLDFYIVENLQRHGYGLELFDFMLKHKNLEPVMMAYDRPSPKLLSFLAKHYCLTQSVPQVNNFVVFEGFFLNRAVAQLRKVPSKKPDGEIKPYSLMEREVVRQEERALPWPFVPPHSPQRLISSQCSHSLSVGSSPNRVLSRAASASAPGSNRDQNPQFPVIERCRARRTNQQGLVVRCSLQSPHGQQRGWTA is encoded by the exons ATGGAGTTTTCTTTTGATATTAACTACTTGTTCTCCGAGAGGGTCACTGTCTTGGACCAGACCCTTGTTCCATGTCGTAAATCAGCAGGGAG GCCAGATCTTCAGGCCCATGTGGCCAAAGTTATTGATGAACTTGGGATAGCCTCAGCAAAG GCCCAACAGCTCACAGCACCTGTAACAAGTGCTTCCAAGATGCAGGCCCAGAGGCATCAGCTCTATCTACTGAAGGATTGCAAGAGTAATGG AGGAAGTGGTGTGGTTGTTGGATTTCTCAAAGTTGGCTACAAGAAGTTATTTCTGCTT GACCTACAAGGTGTACACATAGAGGCAGAGCCACTGTCTGTTTTGGATTTCTACATAGTAGAGAACTTGCAACGACATGGATATGGGCTGGAGCTGTTTGATTTCATGTTGAAG CACAAGAATTTAGAGCCAGTGATGATGGCTTATGACAGGCCCTCACCCAAATTACTGTCTTTCCTGGCCAAGCATTACTGCCTGACACAAAGTGTTCCTCAG GTCAATAACTTTGTGGTGTTTGAGGGTTTCTTCCTCAACAGAGCAG TGGCCCAGTTGAGAAAGGTTCCCTCAAAAAAGCCAGATGGAGAGATCAAACCCTATTCTTTAATGGAGAGAGAAG TGGTACGTCAGGAAGAGAGAGCTCTTCCCTGGCCGTTTGTTCCTCCTCATTCTCCGCAGCGATTAATATCCTCCCAGTGCTCCCATTCCCTCAGCGTGGGATCCTCCCCCAACAGGGTACTCTCTCGAGCAGCTTCAGCTTCTGCCCCTGGTAGCAACAGGGATCAAAACCCACAGTTCCCTGTCATTGAGCGCTGCAGGGCAAGACGCACCAA CCAACAAGGTCTAGTTGTAAGATGCAGCCTGCAGTCCCCACATGGACAGCAGAGAGGTTGGACTGCTTAA
- the atat1 gene encoding alpha-tubulin N-acetyltransferase 1 isoform X2 gives MEFSFDINYLFSERVTVLDQTLVPCRKSAGRPDLQAHVAKVIDELGIASAKAQQLTAPVTSASKMQAQRHQLYLLKDCKSNGGSGVVVGFLKVGYKKLFLLDLQGVHIEAEPLSVLDFYIVENLQRHGYGLELFDFMLKHKNLEPVMMAYDRPSPKLLSFLAKHYCLTQSVPQVNNFVVFEGFFLNRAVAQLRKVPSKKPDGEIKPYSLMEREVVRQEERALPWPFVPPHSPQRLISSQCSHSLSVGSSPNRVLSRAASASAPGSNRDQNPQFPVIERCRARRTNSLNRSQLGFD, from the exons ATGGAGTTTTCTTTTGATATTAACTACTTGTTCTCCGAGAGGGTCACTGTCTTGGACCAGACCCTTGTTCCATGTCGTAAATCAGCAGGGAG GCCAGATCTTCAGGCCCATGTGGCCAAAGTTATTGATGAACTTGGGATAGCCTCAGCAAAG GCCCAACAGCTCACAGCACCTGTAACAAGTGCTTCCAAGATGCAGGCCCAGAGGCATCAGCTCTATCTACTGAAGGATTGCAAGAGTAATGG AGGAAGTGGTGTGGTTGTTGGATTTCTCAAAGTTGGCTACAAGAAGTTATTTCTGCTT GACCTACAAGGTGTACACATAGAGGCAGAGCCACTGTCTGTTTTGGATTTCTACATAGTAGAGAACTTGCAACGACATGGATATGGGCTGGAGCTGTTTGATTTCATGTTGAAG CACAAGAATTTAGAGCCAGTGATGATGGCTTATGACAGGCCCTCACCCAAATTACTGTCTTTCCTGGCCAAGCATTACTGCCTGACACAAAGTGTTCCTCAG GTCAATAACTTTGTGGTGTTTGAGGGTTTCTTCCTCAACAGAGCAG TGGCCCAGTTGAGAAAGGTTCCCTCAAAAAAGCCAGATGGAGAGATCAAACCCTATTCTTTAATGGAGAGAGAAG TGGTACGTCAGGAAGAGAGAGCTCTTCCCTGGCCGTTTGTTCCTCCTCATTCTCCGCAGCGATTAATATCCTCCCAGTGCTCCCATTCCCTCAGCGTGGGATCCTCCCCCAACAGGGTACTCTCTCGAGCAGCTTCAGCTTCTGCCCCTGGTAGCAACAGGGATCAAAACCCACAGTTCCCTGTCATTGAGCGCTGCAGGGCAAGACGCACCAA TTCCCTTAACAGATCTCAGTTGGGCTTCGATTGA